The DNA region AAGCTAAGAAAGCAGCAGAACCTCAAACCTCTCTACTTGACCATACAGGATCAGGAAAAGGCGAAACTGCAGATGAATCGAATGAAGGAAAAGATGAAGTAGAATTTAGAATTCAAATTGGTTCAGACACAAAGAAAAAAGAATTAACTCCAGCTAACTTCAAAGGATTAAAAGATGTTGAAGCCTACAAACAATGGGAAACATACAAATATGTAGTTGGCCATTGTAAGTCTATTGCTGAAGCCTTAAAATTACAAACAGAAGTAAGGAAGATTTATCCTAACGCATTTGCAATAGCTTTCAAAAATGGAGAAAGAACCACATTTACAGAGGCTAAAAGAATTCTAGAATTAAATAAATAAGATTCTATAAATTCTACGGTACTCCACTGAAATCCTTTTTTATTCAAAATAATTATCGCATCTTTGCACGCCTTAAACAGGCATATTAATTAACTATAAAGAAATTCAATGGCTACAAAAATTAGATTACAACGACACGGAAAGAAAAGCAAACCTTTTTATTACGTAGTAGTTGCAGATAGCAGAGCCCCACGAGATGGGAAATTTATTGAACGTCTAGGATCTTATAATCCTAACACCTACCCTATTACTGTTGAACTTGACGTAGAACGAGCTTTACATTGGGTTAAAACAGGGGCTCAACCTACAGACACATGCAGATCGATTCTTTCTACAGAAGGTGTTTTATTAAGAAATCACCTCGATAAAGGTGTAGTAAAGGGAGCAATGACTGAAGCTGAAGCTGAAACTAAATTTGCTGCATGGACTACAGAAAGAGATAAAAAATCAGAGGTTGCCAAAGCAACTGGTTCAAAAAGGAAAAAGAATTTTGCTAAAAAATTCGGTGAGCCAGAACCAGAAGCAGTAATAGAAAGTCCTTCTGAAGAAGCTCCTGTTGCTGAAAAAGCAAAAGAAGAAGCTCCTGCTGAAGCTGTAGTTGAAGAAGAAGTAAAAGAAGAAGCACCTGTTGAGGCTCCTACTAAAGAAGAAACTCCTGCTGCACCTGCAGAGGAAGAAAGCAAAGAAGAAAAATAATATAACTGTTCTTAGCTATGAGCAAGGAAGATTATTCTCTCCTTGGGAGATTTGCTAAAACACATGGTATTAAGGGTGAAATTGTCTTAAAAAGAGACGATCTCGCCTTTGATTTTTCTGTTCCCGACTTTATTTATATCGAGATTAACGGACTTTACGTTCCGTATTGCATATCTACAATTTTAAGTAAAGACAAAGGGTTTGATATTATCCAATTAGAAGATCTTGAAACAATCGACGACGCAAATCTGTTGTTAGGCGCAAACATATTTATACCAACCACGGACGAATTAGCCACATCCTACGACGATTCCAACCCAAAGAGCTTGATCACCTTTGAAGTCATTGATGAAAGGGAAGGCTTTATAGGAAACGTAAGCTCAATTCTTGAAACCAAAGGACAAAACATTCTTCAAATAGAATTTGAAGGTAAAGAAATATTAATTCCACATACAGAAGAAATAGTTACTAACATTGATCGTAAGAATAAACGAATTGATATAGAAGCTCCAGAAGGACTTATCGGTCTTTACATT from Flavobacteriales bacterium includes:
- a CDS encoding 30S ribosomal protein S16, which encodes MATKIRLQRHGKKSKPFYYVVVADSRAPRDGKFIERLGSYNPNTYPITVELDVERALHWVKTGAQPTDTCRSILSTEGVLLRNHLDKGVVKGAMTEAEAETKFAAWTTERDKKSEVAKATGSKRKKNFAKKFGEPEPEAVIESPSEEAPVAEKAKEEAPAEAVVEEEVKEEAPVEAPTKEETPAAPAEEESKEEK
- the rimM gene encoding 16S rRNA processing protein RimM, yielding MSKEDYSLLGRFAKTHGIKGEIVLKRDDLAFDFSVPDFIYIEINGLYVPYCISTILSKDKGFDIIQLEDLETIDDANLLLGANIFIPTTDELATSYDDSNPKSLITFEVIDEREGFIGNVSSILETKGQNILQIEFEGKEILIPHTEEIVTNIDRKNKRIDIEAPEGLIGLYI